A genomic segment from Lignipirellula cremea encodes:
- the tsaD gene encoding tRNA (adenosine(37)-N6)-threonylcarbamoyltransferase complex transferase subunit TsaD gives MKILTLETTCDETAAAVVTDDLQVLGSVVASQEQLHRQFAGVVPEIAARAHVQRILPVIEETLRRAQVNSADLDAVAVAYTPGLVGSLLVGLSAAKALALVWEKPLVGVNHLHAHIYACRIAAGRDIFPCVGLIVSGGHSSVYHCRTAGDFVYLGGTIDDAAGEAFDKVASMLGLSYPGGPSISKAAAEGDPAAYRFPRSFLKDKSRLEFSFSGLKTAVRYEIAGPGRPDFSAVNLSEQRIGDIAASFQEAVVDCLVVKAMQAVETTGLRTLCVGGGVAANGRLRERLAEETAAAGVELQIAPMALCTDNAVMGAIAFERLKAGDVDDLTLDVRPGLVRPATLEFHSDARE, from the coding sequence ATGAAAATCCTCACGCTTGAGACGACATGCGACGAAACGGCCGCGGCCGTGGTGACCGACGACCTGCAGGTGCTGGGATCGGTCGTTGCTTCCCAGGAGCAGTTACATCGCCAGTTCGCTGGCGTTGTACCGGAGATCGCCGCCAGGGCGCACGTCCAGCGCATCCTGCCCGTGATCGAAGAAACTCTACGCCGAGCCCAGGTGAATTCCGCCGACCTCGATGCGGTGGCGGTTGCGTACACGCCGGGGCTGGTGGGATCGCTGCTGGTTGGTTTGTCGGCCGCCAAGGCGCTGGCGCTGGTCTGGGAGAAACCGCTGGTGGGGGTCAATCATCTTCACGCCCATATTTACGCCTGTCGGATTGCGGCGGGTCGCGATATTTTTCCGTGTGTCGGCCTGATCGTCAGCGGCGGCCATAGCAGCGTCTATCACTGCCGCACTGCCGGCGACTTCGTTTACCTGGGCGGCACGATCGACGACGCTGCAGGCGAAGCGTTTGACAAGGTCGCCAGTATGCTCGGTCTGAGCTACCCGGGCGGCCCCTCGATTTCCAAAGCGGCCGCGGAAGGCGATCCGGCCGCTTATCGTTTTCCGCGATCTTTTCTGAAAGACAAGTCGCGGCTGGAATTCAGTTTCAGCGGATTGAAAACGGCCGTCCGGTATGAAATCGCCGGCCCCGGACGTCCCGACTTTAGCGCCGTCAATCTGAGCGAGCAGCGTATCGGCGACATCGCGGCCAGCTTTCAAGAAGCGGTTGTGGATTGCCTCGTTGTCAAAGCGATGCAGGCGGTCGAAACGACGGGCCTGCGCACCCTGTGCGTCGGCGGCGGCGTGGCCGCCAATGGTCGACTGCGCGAGCGACTGGCGGAGGAAACGGCCGCAGCCGGCGTCGAGCTGCAGATCGCGCCGATGGCGCTGTGCACCGACAACGCCGTGATGGGGGCGATCGCCTTTGAACGGCTCAAAGCTGGCGACGTCGACGATCTCACACTTGACGTCCGCCCCGGGCTGGTGCGTCCGGCCACCCTGGAATTCCACTCCGACGCCAGGGAGTGA
- a CDS encoding DUF3500 domain-containing protein → MKRVLILILSVALLGAGATGWSHWKETLTGTAVTEAATAFAGTLTDEQKQTVMQPYESPTRLEWHFIPKAERKGLQVKHMDAAQKKAAHLLLSNCLSKAGYRKATQIMALEKVLAELEAGKKGGNIRDSERYYFTIFGAPGADSTWGLSVEGHHLSLNFVIKGNEVVSSTPTFFASNPAVVMNKVEAAKEGLRVLKLEETLAFDLVGTLTTEQKSAALIAEKAPAEIRGAGEAQPPQDPAEGLAAGKLDAKQAKLLRKLIGVYALNMPADVADARIAAIEHAGFDKVHFAWAGAEKPGVGHYYRIQGPTFLIEFVNVQPDPAGNPANHIHCVWRDMRGDFALSAK, encoded by the coding sequence ATGAAGCGAGTCCTGATCCTGATTTTAAGCGTTGCCTTGCTGGGAGCCGGAGCCACAGGCTGGTCACACTGGAAAGAAACCCTGACGGGAACAGCTGTCACCGAGGCTGCGACCGCCTTTGCGGGTACGCTGACCGACGAACAAAAACAGACCGTCATGCAGCCTTACGAGTCGCCGACGCGCCTCGAATGGCACTTTATTCCGAAAGCCGAGCGAAAGGGCCTGCAGGTCAAGCATATGGATGCGGCCCAGAAAAAGGCCGCCCACCTGCTGCTGTCCAATTGCCTGAGCAAAGCGGGCTATCGGAAAGCGACGCAGATCATGGCGCTGGAGAAGGTGCTGGCCGAGCTGGAAGCGGGCAAAAAGGGCGGCAACATCCGTGACTCGGAACGTTACTACTTCACCATTTTCGGCGCGCCGGGCGCGGATTCGACCTGGGGTCTGAGCGTCGAAGGTCATCACCTTTCGCTGAACTTTGTGATCAAAGGGAACGAAGTCGTCTCCAGCACGCCGACGTTCTTCGCCTCGAATCCCGCCGTGGTGATGAATAAAGTCGAAGCCGCCAAAGAAGGGTTGCGCGTGCTGAAGCTGGAAGAAACGCTGGCGTTTGACCTGGTTGGAACCCTGACAACCGAGCAGAAGTCGGCCGCCCTGATCGCCGAGAAGGCCCCTGCTGAAATTCGCGGAGCGGGCGAAGCCCAGCCTCCGCAGGATCCGGCCGAAGGACTCGCCGCCGGCAAGCTCGACGCCAAACAGGCGAAGCTGCTCCGCAAGCTGATTGGCGTCTACGCGCTGAACATGCCGGCGGATGTCGCTGACGCCCGCATCGCCGCCATTGAACATGCCGGTTTTGACAAGGTGCATTTCGCCTGGGCGGGCGCCGAGAAACCGGGCGTCGGTCACTACTACCGTATCCAGGGACCGACGTTTCTGATTGAGTTTGTCAACGTCCAGCCCGATCCTGCTGGCAACCCGGCCAACCATATTCATTGCGTGTGGCGGGACATGCGGGGCGATTTCGCCCTGTCGGCAAAGTAG
- the gmd gene encoding GDP-mannose 4,6-dehydratase, with the protein MGKTALITGITGQDGSYLAELLLDKGYEVHGVMRRVSSFNLSRIEHLLDRISLHDADLIDQLSLARLLNEIGPDEVYNLAAQSFVPTSWKEPVLTAETTGVGVLRMLEAIRYVDPTIRFYQASSSEMYGRVQHTPQSERTPFWPRSPYACAKVYGHWITVNYRESYDMFAASGILFNHESPRRGLEFVTRKITNAVARIKLGLDQELRLGNLKAKRDWGFAGDYVKAMWLMLQQDTPDDFVIGTGATHSVEEFVDAAFSHVNLDWQDYVVIDPQFYRPAEVDLLIADPSKASETLGWSPEVDFAGLVSMMVDADLAAIQDGHEYRGRPEMQQKKQAA; encoded by the coding sequence ATGGGTAAAACGGCTCTGATTACGGGCATCACCGGACAAGACGGCTCGTATCTGGCGGAGCTACTGCTGGATAAAGGCTACGAAGTTCATGGCGTGATGCGCCGCGTTAGCAGTTTCAATTTGAGTCGGATTGAGCATCTGCTCGATCGCATCAGCCTGCACGACGCCGACCTGATCGATCAGCTTTCGCTGGCTCGCCTGCTCAACGAAATTGGCCCCGACGAAGTCTACAACCTGGCGGCTCAGAGCTTTGTTCCTACCAGCTGGAAAGAGCCCGTCTTGACGGCGGAAACGACCGGCGTAGGCGTGCTCCGCATGCTGGAAGCGATCCGCTATGTCGATCCGACCATTCGCTTTTACCAGGCCAGCTCCAGCGAAATGTACGGCCGGGTGCAACATACGCCGCAGTCGGAACGAACCCCGTTCTGGCCCCGCAGTCCTTATGCGTGCGCCAAAGTGTACGGCCACTGGATCACGGTGAACTATCGTGAAAGCTACGATATGTTCGCCGCTTCGGGGATCCTGTTCAATCACGAATCGCCCCGCCGGGGACTGGAGTTCGTCACACGTAAAATCACCAACGCGGTGGCGCGGATCAAACTGGGTCTCGACCAGGAGTTGCGACTGGGAAATCTCAAAGCGAAGCGGGATTGGGGTTTTGCTGGCGACTACGTCAAGGCGATGTGGTTGATGCTGCAGCAGGACACGCCCGATGACTTTGTGATCGGCACCGGCGCCACGCATAGCGTGGAAGAGTTTGTCGACGCCGCGTTCAGCCATGTGAATCTGGACTGGCAGGACTATGTGGTGATCGACCCGCAGTTCTACCGACCCGCGGAAGTGGATCTGTTGATTGCCGATCCGTCGAAGGCATCGGAAACCCTTGGCTGGAGTCCCGAGGTGGATTTTGCAGGCCTGGTTTCCATGATGGTCGACGCCGATCTGGCCGCGATCCAGGACGGCCACGAATACCGCGGCCGGCCTGAGATGCAGCAAAAGAAACAGGCGGCCTGA
- a CDS encoding glycosyltransferase family 9 protein has product MTDLRVLITRLSHLGDCITAMPLACALRRQFPQAFIGWVVEKPGDKLLANHPAVDYVLPLSKGWLKSPARVKEIRRELRAQRFEVAIDPQSLTKSSVLGWLSGAEQRIGLQRPWGKELSVWLNNDLIHPAERHVTLRTLALLEPLGVTPSEIDFQFPETPFGRSNMESFVKRAHLSHGFALVNPGAGWASRRWPPERFGLVARHLGFERGITSVVAWAGEAEREMAEKIIARSGGHALLAPPTDLLELGSLLRLSRFYLGGDTGPMHIAVAVGAQCIVLHGATLPEDSGALGSQHVAIQTYHQNGRNRRRAGNDAMRAISVEQVCDACDQVLAARPVRAAA; this is encoded by the coding sequence GTGACAGACCTTCGTGTTCTGATTACCCGGTTGAGTCATCTTGGCGACTGCATCACAGCCATGCCGCTGGCATGCGCGCTGCGGCGCCAGTTTCCTCAGGCTTTTATCGGCTGGGTCGTGGAAAAGCCTGGCGATAAGTTGCTGGCAAACCATCCTGCCGTGGACTATGTGCTGCCGCTTTCCAAGGGCTGGTTAAAGTCGCCTGCTCGTGTGAAGGAGATCCGACGCGAACTGCGGGCTCAGCGTTTTGAGGTGGCGATTGATCCGCAAAGCCTGACCAAAAGCTCAGTGCTGGGATGGTTGTCGGGCGCCGAGCAACGGATCGGACTGCAGCGTCCCTGGGGCAAAGAGCTGAGCGTCTGGCTGAATAACGATCTGATTCATCCGGCGGAACGGCACGTCACATTGCGTACGCTCGCCCTGCTGGAACCGCTGGGGGTAACGCCCTCGGAGATTGATTTCCAGTTTCCGGAAACCCCCTTTGGACGCTCCAACATGGAGTCGTTCGTGAAGCGGGCCCATCTGAGTCACGGCTTCGCCCTGGTGAACCCAGGGGCAGGCTGGGCTTCGCGTCGCTGGCCTCCCGAACGGTTTGGTCTGGTAGCGAGGCATCTGGGATTTGAACGCGGAATCACCTCGGTGGTTGCCTGGGCGGGCGAAGCGGAACGGGAAATGGCCGAAAAGATCATCGCCCGCAGCGGCGGACACGCACTACTGGCGCCTCCCACGGATCTGCTGGAACTGGGTTCTTTGTTGCGACTGTCCCGCTTTTACCTGGGCGGCGACACGGGCCCGATGCACATCGCGGTCGCGGTCGGCGCCCAGTGCATTGTGCTGCATGGAGCCACCTTGCCGGAAGACTCCGGCGCTCTGGGCTCGCAGCATGTCGCCATCCAGACTTATCACCAGAATGGTCGCAATCGTCGCCGCGCCGGCAACGATGCGATGCGGGCGATTTCCGTGGAACAGGTCTGCGACGCGTGCGACCAGGTACTGGCCGCTCGACCGGTGCGAGCCGCCGCCTGA
- a CDS encoding HEAT repeat domain-containing protein — protein MDADLLHLEEELCSTNAQRRVDAAEQLSLLGHQASPAVIPLLCTLRDSDEQVREYVTSALENLGPPPTNQLGHLVPMLQDENLDIGYWAATLLGRLGRIGGPAAESLADVLQHSTHTVVRERSAWALGEIGKEASVALDQLHRTAQGSEPRLARLAQEAIEKITGEADE, from the coding sequence ATGGACGCGGATCTGTTGCACCTGGAAGAGGAATTATGCAGCACCAACGCTCAGCGACGGGTCGACGCCGCCGAGCAGTTAAGTTTGCTAGGACATCAGGCCTCGCCGGCAGTGATCCCCTTGTTATGCACGCTGCGCGACAGCGACGAACAGGTGCGGGAATATGTTACGTCCGCGTTAGAAAACCTGGGCCCTCCGCCGACGAACCAGCTTGGACATCTGGTTCCGATGCTCCAAGATGAGAATCTGGATATCGGCTATTGGGCTGCAACCTTGCTGGGACGCCTGGGGCGGATTGGCGGGCCGGCCGCCGAATCGCTCGCCGACGTACTGCAGCATTCAACCCATACCGTGGTGCGAGAGCGTTCCGCCTGGGCCCTGGGAGAAATCGGGAAAGAAGCCAGCGTCGCCCTGGACCAGCTGCATAGAACGGCCCAGGGGAGCGAGCCGCGACTGGCTCGGCTCGCCCAGGAAGCGATCGAGAAAATCACCGGCGAAGCGGACGAATAA
- a CDS encoding ferritin-like domain-containing protein, whose amino-acid sequence MAATQEETIKLLTTAYSMELETVMNYLANSVNLDGIRAEEIKKSLSAEVADELLHAQRLANRIKQLGGKVPGSTSVVLGGQQQPPDDTTDVVSVIKAVIDAEEGAIAHYRKIIKATDGEDYVTQDLCVQLLGDEEGHLILFRGFLKEYDK is encoded by the coding sequence ATGGCTGCAACACAAGAAGAGACCATTAAACTGCTGACCACCGCTTACAGCATGGAGCTGGAAACGGTGATGAACTATCTGGCAAACAGTGTGAACCTCGATGGCATCCGTGCTGAAGAGATCAAAAAGTCCCTGTCTGCAGAAGTCGCTGACGAACTGCTCCACGCCCAGCGACTGGCAAACCGTATCAAGCAGCTGGGCGGCAAGGTTCCCGGCTCCACCAGTGTTGTCCTGGGCGGGCAGCAGCAGCCGCCTGATGACACGACCGACGTCGTCTCGGTAATTAAAGCGGTCATCGATGCCGAAGAGGGCGCGATTGCCCATTATCGAAAGATTATCAAAGCGACCGACGGCGAAGACTACGTCACGCAAGATCTGTGCGTACAACTACTGGGCGACGAGGAAGGCCACCTGATTCTGTTTCGCGGCTTTCTGAAAGAATACGACAAATAG
- a CDS encoding PVC-type heme-binding CxxCH protein: MPLRALLPAPVLWMRRITLGGAAALASLLAAAVMAAPPDSVDRDYSQELPRIAPLSPDQALQAFHTADGFEMQQAAAEPTVVDPIAMAFDEKGRMFVVEMRGYSEDEEQNLGRVRLLVDADNDGRFESSTVYAEGLSWPTAIVCYEGGVFVGAAPDVWYFRDNDGDGKAEEQTKVFTGFGRSNVQGLLNTFTWGLDNRIHGAVSSSGATLVKVGSSDPPLTLRGRDFSFDPRTLELRAESGGGQHGLSFDRFGRKFVCSNSDHLQMVMYEDRYGARNPYAAAPNSRQSIAADGPQADVFRNSPVEPWRIVRTRLRKQGIVPGPVEGGGTAAGYFTGATGVTLYRGDAWPAEADSWAIIGDVGSNLIHRKRLEPAGVGMIGRRIDQQSEFVTSTDIWFRPVQYGNGPDGCLYIADMYREVIEHPKSLHPVIKTHLDLTSGRDRGRIYRLAPVGFSEPERYDFEAPGALVKAIDSRNGWRRETAARLIYQSQDVRLFEPLRKLATQAALPESRIQALYALTALVTLYPELLAPALADKDPRVREHAVRLSESQAPRQAELRQLLYGMTADADLRVLHQLAFSLGALESSPARNECLADLLRAHSANPWIVFAVHSSLVEGSGSVLKTLSADVKYRQSTAGRKVLTRLAAQIARQQHPADVVALLDVVGLLAGDQPTLQALLEAMQLAPTSDLAKRIDSAASGKASEYRLEAFTAARQAVLDSKLSEAERQAAIARLTWGEWKDCSAPLAQLLQPSQPDGLQLAALDVIAEFDTPEAGRLVLDRWKSLTPRVKRQAGEVLFSRRDTTLQLLTRAADGAIAPADLDVGMLKRLALQDDPQVMQAAKAVLAKRQTSSPVELLAAYQKSLETEGDAERGRAVFTKTCAACHQMGEIGHAIGPSLPATLNRGAEAFLAAVLDPNREVNPQFLNYAFETRQGRIFSGAIASETAASIIVQQPENKKLTILRIDIEAMVNTGQSLMPEGLEKQVSVDAMADLLAFLRSDPLAAKKD, translated from the coding sequence GTCGATCCGATCGCCATGGCGTTCGATGAAAAAGGCCGAATGTTTGTCGTCGAAATGCGAGGCTACTCCGAGGACGAAGAGCAGAACCTGGGCCGGGTGCGACTACTGGTCGACGCCGACAACGACGGACGCTTTGAGTCTTCGACCGTTTATGCCGAGGGACTCAGCTGGCCAACCGCGATCGTCTGCTACGAAGGCGGCGTATTCGTCGGGGCGGCGCCTGACGTCTGGTATTTTCGCGACAACGATGGCGACGGCAAGGCCGAAGAACAAACGAAAGTCTTCACCGGGTTCGGACGCAGCAACGTACAGGGCCTGCTCAATACGTTCACCTGGGGACTCGATAACCGCATCCACGGGGCTGTCAGTAGCAGCGGCGCCACGCTGGTGAAGGTCGGCTCCAGCGACCCGCCGCTCACGCTTCGCGGCCGCGATTTCTCCTTTGATCCACGCACCCTGGAGCTACGGGCGGAAAGCGGCGGCGGCCAGCATGGGCTGAGCTTTGACCGGTTCGGCCGCAAGTTTGTCTGCAGCAACAGCGATCACCTGCAGATGGTGATGTACGAAGATCGCTACGGCGCCCGCAATCCGTACGCGGCGGCGCCCAACAGCCGGCAGAGCATCGCGGCCGACGGCCCCCAGGCCGATGTCTTCCGTAACAGCCCCGTCGAGCCCTGGCGGATCGTCCGCACCCGACTGCGGAAGCAGGGGATTGTGCCCGGTCCCGTCGAAGGCGGCGGAACCGCGGCGGGCTACTTTACCGGCGCCACAGGCGTCACGCTCTACCGGGGCGACGCCTGGCCGGCCGAGGCCGACAGCTGGGCCATCATCGGCGATGTCGGCAGCAACCTGATCCATCGCAAGCGACTGGAGCCCGCTGGCGTGGGAATGATCGGCCGCCGCATCGACCAGCAGAGCGAGTTCGTTACTTCGACCGATATCTGGTTTCGTCCCGTGCAGTACGGCAACGGTCCGGATGGCTGCTTGTACATTGCCGACATGTATCGCGAGGTGATCGAGCACCCGAAGAGCCTGCACCCGGTCATCAAAACGCACCTCGACCTGACCAGCGGCCGCGACCGGGGACGCATCTACCGTCTGGCCCCCGTCGGTTTCTCGGAGCCAGAACGCTACGACTTCGAGGCGCCCGGCGCCCTGGTGAAAGCGATAGATTCACGCAACGGCTGGCGACGGGAAACGGCGGCGCGCCTGATCTACCAGAGCCAGGACGTCCGCCTGTTCGAACCGCTACGCAAACTGGCAACGCAGGCCGCCCTGCCCGAATCCCGCATCCAGGCGCTGTACGCGCTGACCGCCCTGGTTACCTTGTATCCCGAATTGCTGGCGCCCGCGCTGGCTGACAAGGATCCCCGCGTACGGGAGCACGCGGTGCGGCTCAGCGAAAGTCAGGCGCCGCGGCAGGCCGAACTGCGGCAGTTGCTCTATGGCATGACCGCCGACGCTGACCTGCGCGTGCTGCATCAGCTGGCGTTTTCGCTGGGAGCTCTGGAGAGTTCGCCTGCCCGGAATGAATGCCTGGCCGATCTGCTGCGGGCGCATAGCGCGAATCCGTGGATCGTATTCGCCGTACACAGTTCGCTCGTCGAAGGATCCGGATCGGTGCTAAAGACGCTGTCTGCCGATGTGAAGTATCGGCAGTCGACGGCCGGTCGCAAGGTGCTCACGCGATTGGCCGCGCAGATCGCCCGGCAGCAACACCCGGCCGACGTGGTCGCCCTGCTGGATGTCGTCGGTCTGCTGGCAGGCGATCAGCCGACGCTGCAGGCCCTGCTCGAAGCGATGCAGCTGGCTCCGACCAGCGACCTTGCGAAGCGGATCGACTCGGCCGCCAGTGGCAAGGCCAGCGAGTACCGCCTGGAGGCCTTCACGGCCGCCCGGCAGGCCGTGCTCGACTCGAAACTGTCCGAGGCCGAGCGTCAGGCGGCGATCGCAAGATTGACCTGGGGCGAATGGAAAGACTGCAGCGCCCCATTGGCCCAGTTGCTGCAGCCCAGTCAGCCGGATGGTTTGCAGCTGGCGGCCCTCGACGTGATCGCGGAGTTTGATACGCCCGAAGCGGGACGGCTGGTGCTCGACCGCTGGAAGTCGCTCACGCCGCGCGTCAAACGCCAGGCGGGCGAAGTGCTCTTCTCTCGTCGGGACACCACCCTGCAGTTGCTGACCCGCGCGGCCGACGGCGCCATCGCTCCCGCGGATCTCGATGTCGGCATGCTCAAGCGACTGGCTCTGCAGGACGACCCTCAGGTGATGCAGGCAGCCAAAGCGGTCCTGGCAAAACGACAAACGTCGTCGCCGGTCGAATTGCTCGCCGCCTATCAGAAGTCGCTGGAAACAGAGGGCGACGCTGAACGCGGCCGGGCCGTGTTCACCAAAACGTGCGCGGCCTGTCATCAGATGGGAGAGATCGGGCACGCCATTGGTCCCAGCCTGCCGGCCACCCTGAACCGCGGCGCCGAAGCGTTCCTGGCGGCGGTCCTGGATCCGAACCGCGAAGTGAATCCGCAGTTTTTGAACTATGCGTTCGAGACCCGCCAGGGACGCATCTTCAGTGGGGCGATCGCCTCGGAAACGGCCGCCAGCATCATTGTCCAGCAGCCGGAAAACAAAAAGCTGACGATCTTGCGGATTGATATCGAAGCGATGGTCAATACGGGCCAGTCGCTGATGCCCGAAGGCCTGGAAAAACAGGTCAGCGTCGACGCCATGGCCGACCTGCTCGCCTTTTTACGGTCCGATCCTCTGGCTGCAAAAAAGGACTAA